One Vigna unguiculata cultivar IT97K-499-35 chromosome 11, ASM411807v1, whole genome shotgun sequence DNA window includes the following coding sequences:
- the LOC114170053 gene encoding photosystem II 5 kDa protein, chloroplastic, giving the protein MASITMAASLIGSSAISNRSPVASPRRLVVANASKAVEGEKNRVSYESDKEGNNGRRNMMFAAAAAAVCSVAGMAMADEPKRGTPEAKKIYYPVCVTMPTAKICHK; this is encoded by the coding sequence ATGGCATCAATCACCATGGCAGCATCACTCATTGGCAGCTCAGCCATCAGCAACCGGTCTCCGGTGGCATCGCCGAGGAGGCTGGTGGTGGCAAATGCTTCCAAAGCagttgaaggagaaaagaacAGGGTGAGTTATGAGAGTGACAAGGAAGGCAACAATGGAAGGAGGAACATGATGTTTGCTGCTGCTGCAGCAGCTGTTTGCTCTGTTGCTGGAATGGCCATGGCTGATGAGCCCAAACGTGGCACCCCTGAAGCTAAGAAAATCTATTACCCTGTTTGTGTCACCATGCCCACTGCCAAGATTTGTCACAAATGA
- the LOC114170052 gene encoding uncharacterized protein LOC114170052: MTKLAGYSLAVSFAPTGSNILKNNGRFPVVISRRNKFSYGLFSTRALKAQLHDKPGVGSRYYLPPWFSVAPMMEWTDNHYRTLARLISKHAWLYTEMVAAETIVHQKDNLDRFLAYSPDQHPIVLQIGGSNIEKLAKATELANAYCYDEINLNCGCPSPKVAGHGCFGVSLMLNPKFVAEAMSAIAASTNVPVSVKCRIGVDDHDSYNELCDFIYQVSSLSPTKHFIIHSRKALLNGISPAENRSIPPLKYEYFYGLLRDFPDLTFTINGGITSVDEVRASREAGAHGVMVGRAAYNNPWHILGHVDSAIYGTPSPDVTRRQVLEKYLAYGESVMGKYGRRPTMRDIMKPLLNLFHSEPGNGLWKRKADAAFKNCTTVESFFEETLVAIPDSVLDSPVAKLPPGRRDLFANIHSLLPPPYRTREEEAVVICA, encoded by the exons ATGACGAAGCTTGCAGGATATTCCCTGGCCGTTTCATTTGCTCCCACAGGTTCCAATATCCTTAAAAACAATGGCAGATTCCCAGTAGTTATATCTCGTAGGAATAAGTTCAGCTATGGGTTATTTTCTACTCGTGCTCTGAAAGCACAATTACATGATAAGCCTGGAGTGGGTTCCAGATATTATCTTCCTCCTTGGTTTAG TGTTGCTCCAATGATGGAATGGACGGACAATCACTATAGGACTCTAGCACGCCTCATATCAAAACATGCTTGGCTATACACGGAGATGGTTGCAGCTGAAACAATTGTTCATCAAAAGGACAATCTG GACAGATTCTTGGCATATTCTCCAGACCAACATCCCATTGTGCTTCAAATTGGAGGGAGCAATATAGAAAAATTGGCTAAAGCAACTGAGCTTGCTAATGCTTATTGCTATGACGAGATCAACTTAAA CTGTGGATGCCCTAGTCCAAAAGTTGCTGGGCATGGGTGTTTTGGTGTGAGTCTTATGCTTAACCCCAAG TTTGTTGCTGAGGCCATGTCAGCAATTGCTGCCAGCACGAATGTACCTGTCAGTGTCAAATGTCGAATTGGCGTGGATGATCATGATTCTTATAATGAGCTTT GTGATTTCATATACCAGGTTTCTTCTTTATCACCCactaaacattttataattcaCTCAAGGAAGGCACTGCTCAACGGTATTAGCCCTGCTGAGAATAGAAGCATTCCTCCGCTAAA ATATGAATACTTCTATGGCCTCCTACGTGACTTTCCTGATCTAACATTTACAATCAATGGCGGCATTACTAGTGTTGACGAG GTCCGTGCGTCTCGAGAAGCTGGGGCTCATGGTGTTATGGTCGGACGTGCAGCGTACAACAA TCCTTGGCATATTTTGGGGCACGTAGATTCTGCAATTTATGGTACACCAAGTCCTGATGTTACACGTCGTCAG GTCCTTGAAAAATATCTAGCCTATGGGGAGTCGGTGATGGGAAAATATGGACGTAGGCCAACTATGCGAGATATTATGAAG CCTTTACTCAATCTTTTCCATTCAGAACCTGGGAATGGACTATGGAAGCGCAAAGCTGATGCCGCTTTCAAAAATTGCACG ACTGTCGAATCATTTTTTGAAGAAACCCTTGTGGCAATTCCCGACTCGGTATTGGATTCGCCTGTTGCCAAACTACCACCTGGCCGTAGAGATCTTTTTGCCAACATACACAGTTTATTGCCTCCGCCATACAGAACAAGAGAAGAAGAGGCAGTGGTCATTTGCGCTTAA